One region of Burkholderia pyrrocinia genomic DNA includes:
- a CDS encoding DUF4838 domain-containing protein, translated as MAARGGDCAQPVRPPHDANVVAGKPPVSAPRVLLARDGVARYLVRAGATDAVTRHAADEIADYLSRISGASFAVSDDAQDRTPAIVVGGEHAAERCRSAHAAPLGSDGFVVCRSGDDLVVAGETPRGTLFGAYWWLDRKLGVKWLAPDATEVPRQAELRVDTAPVRQVPRFAYREVLSAEGEDKPFRAHNLLNGESHGTSYRASPPGIDMWDRSWLARDGDADFWTLVPRDRYAAAHPAWYAGGQLAMMSADVRAAMAAGIVTRLKRQPDPSRIWFGIRDMDWGWDLDAASRAFADAHGGAPSAAFLDMVRDVAARVRQEVPGARFAMPAYHWGFTPPDGMQVPDYVRVYPMTIQVDYGVALNEDRNASLRDGLRKWSDIARHVTVWDHVVNFGGYIQPTPNLYPIGRSIAWLATLPSVDGYFAEGDWQSRGGEFASLRVWLIARLLWTPTADPRTLVREYCDAYYGAAAPAVVRYIDRMHAALRASGDVLAEQTPVGMSMYTYDFVRQSEWDFDAAARAVDGDAVRSARVRQARMPLDFVILALRDRYAARAAQEGWDLDIRARRARFDAAISAAGVRQYRQSGNLAALGALLDLDRHPVVAPPLVAGLADSDWRAIDVSRVNLYDSARVVADPTALDGAAIAIRGDSGVWAIQLKLDKLPRDGRWDLYASVRVPEGGGAGGAGAAAVRLGAYPPMTLRTDTPAHTLDDARFEWLPVPGGPFAYDADHEKGIYVHGVGFARGQSVRVGTFIAIRHGVPGGTPPPVPPKGNAS; from the coding sequence ATGGCCGCACGCGGCGGCGATTGCGCGCAGCCGGTGCGGCCGCCGCACGACGCGAACGTCGTCGCCGGAAAGCCGCCGGTGTCGGCGCCGCGCGTGCTGCTCGCGCGGGATGGCGTCGCGCGCTACCTCGTTCGCGCCGGTGCGACGGATGCCGTGACGCGACATGCGGCGGACGAGATTGCCGACTACCTGTCGCGAATCAGCGGTGCGTCGTTCGCCGTGTCGGACGACGCGCAAGACCGGACGCCGGCCATTGTCGTCGGCGGCGAGCATGCGGCGGAACGATGCCGGTCGGCACACGCGGCGCCGCTCGGCAGCGACGGCTTCGTCGTCTGCCGCAGCGGCGACGACCTCGTCGTGGCCGGCGAAACCCCGCGCGGCACGCTGTTCGGCGCGTACTGGTGGCTCGACCGCAAGCTCGGCGTGAAGTGGCTCGCGCCCGACGCGACCGAGGTGCCGCGACAGGCCGAGCTGCGCGTCGACACGGCGCCCGTCCGGCAGGTTCCGCGCTTCGCGTATCGGGAGGTGTTGAGCGCGGAAGGGGAGGACAAGCCGTTCCGCGCGCACAACCTGCTGAACGGCGAGTCGCACGGCACGTCGTATCGCGCTTCCCCGCCCGGTATCGACATGTGGGATCGCAGCTGGCTCGCGCGGGACGGCGACGCGGATTTCTGGACGCTCGTGCCGCGTGACCGGTATGCGGCCGCGCATCCCGCCTGGTATGCCGGCGGGCAACTCGCGATGATGTCGGCCGACGTCCGCGCCGCGATGGCGGCCGGGATCGTGACGCGCCTGAAGCGGCAACCCGACCCGAGCCGCATCTGGTTCGGCATCCGCGACATGGACTGGGGCTGGGACCTGGACGCAGCCAGCCGCGCGTTTGCCGACGCACATGGCGGTGCGCCGTCGGCGGCGTTTCTCGATATGGTGCGGGACGTGGCGGCGCGGGTCCGGCAGGAGGTTCCCGGCGCGCGGTTTGCAATGCCGGCCTATCACTGGGGCTTCACGCCGCCGGACGGCATGCAGGTCCCGGATTACGTTCGCGTGTATCCGATGACGATCCAGGTCGACTACGGCGTCGCGCTGAATGAGGACCGAAACGCATCGCTGCGCGATGGTCTGCGCAAATGGAGCGACATCGCGCGGCACGTCACCGTGTGGGATCACGTCGTGAACTTCGGCGGCTACATCCAGCCGACGCCGAATCTCTATCCGATCGGCCGCAGCATCGCGTGGCTCGCCACGCTGCCGAGCGTCGACGGCTACTTCGCGGAAGGCGACTGGCAGTCGCGCGGCGGCGAATTCGCGAGCCTGCGCGTGTGGTTGATCGCCCGGCTGCTCTGGACGCCGACTGCGGATCCGCGCACGCTCGTCCGCGAATATTGCGACGCCTATTACGGCGCGGCTGCCCCGGCCGTCGTGCGCTACATCGATCGCATGCACGCCGCGCTGCGCGCGAGCGGCGACGTGCTGGCCGAACAGACGCCGGTCGGCATGTCGATGTACACGTACGACTTCGTCCGCCAGTCGGAATGGGATTTCGATGCGGCCGCCCGTGCTGTCGACGGCGATGCCGTGCGTAGCGCGCGCGTTCGCCAGGCGCGCATGCCGCTCGATTTCGTGATCCTGGCGCTGCGCGACCGCTACGCGGCGCGCGCCGCGCAGGAAGGCTGGGACCTCGATATCCGCGCGCGGCGCGCGCGTTTCGACGCGGCAATCTCGGCAGCGGGCGTTCGTCAGTACCGGCAAAGCGGCAATCTCGCGGCGCTCGGCGCATTGCTCGATCTCGACCGGCATCCGGTCGTTGCGCCGCCGCTCGTGGCGGGCCTCGCCGACAGCGACTGGCGCGCGATCGATGTTTCGCGTGTGAATCTTTACGACAGCGCGCGCGTGGTGGCCGACCCCACGGCGCTCGACGGCGCCGCGATAGCGATACGCGGCGATTCGGGCGTCTGGGCAATCCAGCTCAAGCTCGACAAGCTGCCGCGCGACGGGCGCTGGGATCTCTACGCGTCGGTGCGTGTGCCGGAAGGCGGCGGTGCGGGTGGTGCTGGCGCTGCGGCCGTGCGGTTGGGCGCCTACCCGCCGATGACGCTGCGCACCGACACGCCTGCGCACACGCTCGACGACGCGCGATTCGAATGGCTGCCTGTCCCGGGCGGCCCGTTCGCGTATGACGCCGATCACGAGAAGGGCATTTATGTCCACGGCGTCGGATTCGCGCGAGGACAGTCCGTGCGCGTCGGCACCTTCATCGCCATTCGTCACGGTGTGCCGGGCGGCACGCCGCCGCCGGTTCCGCCCAAAGGAAACGCCTCATGA
- a CDS encoding glycosyltransferase family 2 protein, whose protein sequence is METEGRISVIVVNYGTPDLTIRCVASLTSLRVALADDIVVVENASPDDSYTRLRHALPRGVRLLRAACNRGFGSGVNFGMAACRRDYVLVVNPDTRFSENGLAKVLELFETRPEAGLVGLDLQYPDGRRQYSARRFYSWLDIVARRTALGRSGRFRARMNQHLMIDAWSCGNPFDAEWVMGTGFVVRRDLFESLGGMDESYFLYMEDVDLCARTWLAGYRVLGMPGVTLVHDHQRQSAASPVSRAGRHHLRSLWRFYRKFHVPLSLPPGISRIAR, encoded by the coding sequence ATGGAAACCGAAGGAAGAATCAGCGTCATCGTCGTCAATTACGGCACGCCCGACCTGACGATACGATGCGTGGCGTCGTTGACGTCATTGCGCGTCGCACTCGCCGACGACATCGTCGTCGTCGAGAATGCGTCGCCGGACGACTCGTACACGCGGTTGCGGCACGCATTGCCGCGCGGCGTCAGGCTGCTGCGCGCGGCATGCAATCGCGGCTTCGGCTCCGGCGTGAACTTCGGCATGGCCGCCTGTCGGCGCGACTACGTGCTGGTGGTCAATCCCGATACGCGTTTCAGCGAGAACGGGCTGGCGAAAGTGCTGGAGCTGTTCGAGACACGACCGGAGGCCGGGCTCGTCGGGCTCGACCTGCAGTATCCCGACGGCCGGCGCCAGTACTCGGCGCGACGGTTCTACAGCTGGCTCGACATCGTCGCGCGACGCACCGCGCTCGGCCGCTCGGGCCGCTTTCGCGCGCGGATGAACCAGCACCTGATGATCGATGCATGGTCGTGCGGCAACCCGTTCGATGCCGAATGGGTGATGGGAACGGGATTCGTCGTGCGGCGCGACCTGTTCGAGTCGCTCGGCGGCATGGACGAATCGTATTTCCTGTACATGGAGGATGTCGATCTGTGCGCGCGGACCTGGCTGGCCGGCTATCGGGTGCTCGGCATGCCGGGCGTCACGCTCGTGCACGATCATCAACGACAGTCGGCGGCGAGCCCCGTGTCGCGAGCGGGGCGGCATCATCTGCGCAGCCTGTGGCGGTTCTACCGCAAGTTCCACGTGCCGCTGTCGTTGCCGCCCGGCATCTCGCGGATCGCACGGTAA
- a CDS encoding glycosyltransferase family 4 protein — MSTILTASTECTDRAERTGRAPLTVYTDTRWPVGTGIHNVMAAYAERAPSTVRIEPLPVGGSVAHPLSPLALSRALRRLPARNAVFWNPGFVPAASPDFPSVVVVHDLTHRHFYTRAHRFYYDTVLRPLYRRCTAIVCVSEFTRDEFLRWSDMPPDRVHVIHNGTDAAYRRNRDTLGYPFPYVLYPGNRRNYKNLHRLIAAFGASGLLPLGVRLMLTGDPDPALLAHAARHRCADGLVFAGVLPNDAMPKLYRGALFVAFVSQYEGFGLPILEAMASDVPVLTSSVSAMPEVAGDAAMLVDPLSVADIAVAMRRLGTEAVWRDTLVARGREQIRRFDWDTSARRFWQLVEQVGASA, encoded by the coding sequence ATGAGCACGATCCTCACCGCTTCGACCGAATGCACCGACCGTGCCGAGCGCACCGGGCGCGCGCCCCTCACGGTCTATACAGACACGCGCTGGCCGGTTGGAACCGGCATCCACAACGTGATGGCGGCCTATGCCGAGCGCGCGCCGTCGACCGTCCGCATCGAGCCGCTGCCGGTCGGCGGCAGTGTCGCGCACCCGCTGTCGCCGCTCGCGTTGAGCCGCGCGCTGAGGCGGCTGCCGGCCCGCAACGCCGTGTTCTGGAATCCCGGGTTCGTCCCGGCCGCGTCGCCCGATTTCCCGTCGGTGGTCGTGGTGCACGACCTCACGCATCGCCACTTCTATACGCGCGCGCACCGCTTCTACTACGACACGGTGCTCCGTCCGCTGTACCGGCGTTGCACCGCGATCGTCTGCGTGTCCGAGTTCACGCGCGACGAATTCCTCCGCTGGTCGGACATGCCGCCGGATCGCGTTCACGTGATCCACAACGGGACCGACGCTGCATACCGACGCAACCGCGACACGCTCGGCTATCCGTTTCCGTACGTGCTTTATCCGGGTAACCGGCGCAACTACAAGAACCTGCACCGGTTGATCGCGGCATTCGGCGCGAGCGGGCTGTTGCCGCTCGGCGTGCGTCTGATGCTGACCGGCGACCCCGACCCGGCGCTGCTTGCGCACGCCGCGCGGCACCGATGCGCGGACGGCCTCGTATTCGCGGGGGTATTGCCGAACGATGCGATGCCGAAACTGTATCGAGGCGCGCTGTTTGTCGCGTTCGTGTCGCAGTACGAAGGTTTCGGCCTGCCGATTCTCGAGGCGATGGCGTCCGACGTGCCGGTGCTGACCTCGAGCGTGTCGGCGATGCCGGAAGTGGCGGGTGACGCCGCGATGCTCGTCGACCCGTTGTCGGTCGCCGACATCGCGGTCGCGATGCGCCGGCTCGGCACCGAGGCCGTGTGGCGAGACACGCTCGTCGCGCGGGGCCGGGAGCAGATCCGCCGGTTCGACTGGGATACGTCGGCGCGCAGGTTCTGGCAACTCGTCGAGCAGGTCGGCGCGTCGGCATGA
- a CDS encoding glycosyltransferase family 2 protein yields the protein MKFSLIMATLGRSDEIERMFDSLLRQAYADLEVIVVDQNPDDRVERIVDRYRDRLTIVHLRSDKGKSRATNVGLKAVTGDVVGFPDDDCWYRPGTLHAVAARLSADRMLDGVTGMSVDAAGRPSQGRWATSAQTVNRFNVWVCATSYTIFLRRSAVHAAGQFDVDLGVGATTRWGAGEEVDFLVRALQAGCRIDYDPHLRVHHPEPLAVLDEHAYARGRRYNRGFGHVLRINRYPLAYVLYMIARPVAGCLLSCVRRNPRRAKYYWIAASHRLLGWMD from the coding sequence ATGAAATTCTCTCTCATCATGGCGACGCTCGGCCGTAGCGACGAGATCGAGCGCATGTTCGATTCGCTGCTGCGGCAGGCCTACGCCGACCTCGAAGTGATCGTCGTCGACCAGAACCCGGACGACCGGGTCGAGCGGATCGTCGACCGGTATCGCGACCGGCTGACGATCGTCCATCTGCGATCCGACAAGGGCAAGTCGCGGGCGACGAACGTCGGCCTGAAGGCCGTGACGGGCGACGTGGTCGGGTTCCCCGACGACGATTGCTGGTATCGGCCCGGGACGCTCCATGCGGTCGCGGCGCGCTTGTCCGCGGACAGAATGCTGGACGGCGTGACGGGCATGAGCGTCGATGCCGCGGGCCGGCCGTCGCAAGGACGGTGGGCGACCTCGGCGCAGACCGTCAACCGCTTCAACGTATGGGTGTGCGCGACGTCGTACACGATCTTCCTGCGCCGGTCCGCGGTGCATGCGGCGGGGCAGTTCGACGTGGACCTCGGCGTGGGCGCGACCACGCGCTGGGGAGCGGGGGAAGAAGTCGACTTTCTGGTGCGCGCGTTGCAGGCGGGGTGCCGGATCGACTACGACCCGCATCTGCGCGTCCATCATCCCGAACCGCTCGCCGTGCTCGACGAGCATGCGTATGCGCGCGGCCGGCGCTACAACCGCGGGTTCGGGCATGTGCTGCGCATCAATCGTTATCCGCTCGCCTACGTCCTTTACATGATCGCGCGGCCGGTCGCCGGCTGCCTGCTGTCATGCGTGCGCCGCAATCCGCGGCGTGCGAAGTACTACTGGATCGCCGCGTCGCATCGCCTGCTTGGCTGGATGGATTGA
- a CDS encoding oligosaccharide flippase family protein: MKPSTEPAIRDIALRAASDRASPAGERLGARTVRSLAWALVQAWGGKLVTLVTYLLVARWLGPADVGLAAAVTLSLSLVLMIAEGGLGDALVQRASLDDDDLEWPFVCSIGMAIVLAVALFVLAGRVETWLGVPGLAPYLRVACVFVPIGSASSFQEGLYKRRLDFRTLAMRQLGSVSVAGAVAVALAIAGAGAWSLIAQAATFMTMSALWLWRRPVWRPRGRRNASTFWPIARFGGHVVASRLIDWCATRTVDLIVVALYGAAGLGIYAIGARLYQTALELLCRAATDVALAVLSRVAHDAGKMAATYLDVTGLAAMVAAPLFVLMAVSSHDITVVLFGARWADSAAIMTPLMGLGAIQTVQFVNGAFLSARGRPNVTMWLTVVKLVLVLGAMVCLPSHDVAGLAWLYVGAVLFITPLSFGAVVVELSIDPGRLLGRLVPPYLIAFGCALIVSRLGAHLGGVPALVRLPLLIVAFGAAYVGATWTLRRQAARQTVAMLIALRDARQRT, translated from the coding sequence ATGAAACCGAGCACTGAGCCCGCGATTCGCGACATCGCGCTGCGCGCCGCGAGCGACCGCGCGTCGCCCGCCGGCGAGCGGCTCGGTGCGCGCACGGTGCGAAGCCTCGCGTGGGCGCTGGTGCAGGCATGGGGCGGCAAGCTCGTCACGCTCGTCACCTATCTGCTGGTCGCGCGCTGGCTCGGCCCGGCGGACGTCGGGCTTGCGGCCGCGGTCACGCTGTCGCTGTCGCTGGTCCTGATGATCGCCGAGGGCGGCCTGGGCGACGCGCTGGTTCAGCGCGCGTCGCTCGACGACGACGATCTCGAATGGCCGTTCGTGTGCTCGATCGGCATGGCGATCGTGCTCGCGGTCGCGCTGTTCGTCCTCGCCGGGCGCGTCGAAACGTGGCTGGGCGTACCGGGCCTGGCGCCGTATCTGCGGGTGGCGTGCGTGTTCGTGCCGATCGGTTCGGCGAGTTCGTTCCAGGAGGGGCTGTACAAGCGGCGGCTGGATTTCCGTACGCTGGCGATGCGTCAACTCGGCTCGGTGAGCGTCGCAGGCGCCGTGGCGGTCGCGCTGGCGATCGCGGGCGCCGGTGCGTGGAGCCTGATTGCGCAGGCGGCGACCTTCATGACGATGTCCGCGCTCTGGCTCTGGCGCAGACCGGTCTGGCGTCCGCGCGGCCGCCGGAACGCGTCGACGTTCTGGCCCATTGCGCGCTTCGGCGGTCACGTCGTTGCGTCGAGGCTGATCGACTGGTGCGCGACACGCACCGTGGACCTGATCGTCGTCGCGCTGTACGGCGCGGCCGGGCTGGGCATCTATGCGATCGGGGCGCGGCTGTACCAGACGGCGCTGGAACTGCTGTGCCGCGCCGCGACCGACGTCGCGCTCGCGGTGCTGTCGCGTGTCGCGCACGACGCCGGGAAAATGGCGGCCACCTACCTCGACGTCACGGGGCTTGCCGCGATGGTCGCGGCGCCGCTGTTCGTGCTGATGGCCGTGTCGAGCCACGACATCACGGTCGTATTGTTCGGCGCGCGCTGGGCCGACAGTGCCGCGATCATGACGCCGCTGATGGGGCTCGGCGCGATTCAGACGGTCCAGTTCGTCAACGGTGCATTCCTGTCGGCACGCGGGCGGCCGAACGTCACGATGTGGCTGACGGTCGTGAAGCTCGTCCTGGTGCTGGGCGCGATGGTCTGCCTGCCGTCGCACGACGTCGCCGGGCTGGCGTGGCTGTATGTCGGCGCGGTGCTGTTCATCACGCCGCTCAGCTTCGGTGCCGTCGTGGTCGAGCTGTCGATCGATCCCGGCCGCTTGCTGGGTCGGCTGGTGCCGCCGTATCTGATTGCGTTCGGCTGCGCGCTGATCGTATCGCGGCTTGGCGCGCACCTCGGCGGTGTGCCGGCCCTGGTCAGGTTGCCGCTGCTGATCGTCGCCTTCGGCGCCGCTTATGTCGGCGCAACCTGGACGTTGCGTCGTCAGGCCGCCCGGCAAACCGTGGCGATGCTGATCGCATTACGCGATGCGAGGCAACGGACATGA
- a CDS encoding polysaccharide biosynthesis tyrosine autokinase, which translates to MTDLSDARLYDAALYDDAPLSSYVDIVLARWRMVLGIAAGVFLLGLLYVVFATPVYRVDATIQVNESTTAGNSPLHDIAALLDNGSTTAAELELVRARMVIDSVVTKQHLNLIAEPRYVPLIGRWVARRYRDDGVARPLWGLSRFAWGGERFDVVTFETAGKKSHDGIDALDGLWFDVTAEGGGRYVVRDEDGDVVLKGEVGVPAHGQYKAQPLTLLVAALDARPGTAFRLRRIPQLEAVSQLQDDLTVEEKAKQSGILTVTLEGDDRTRIRDILRAVVDGYVQQNKEYRSEEAAATLASLKSSMPTVMKALKDAEDKYAAFRARTGTVDLDEQGKLLLGQEVDIETRTLELKQKRVDLIARFADGHPAVQALDANLAELAGKAKELKALEARLPDTEREGLGVLRDVRVNTELYTNLLNTGQQLEIARRSEIGNVRAVDLPVLPVKPVKPRRLLLVALSLCVGIALGIAAPFAQRAVWGRVEHSEHLEQALGVPVYAVVPHSREQRRLVRNQQHAGQGAHVLASEIPEDVTVDAIRSLRTTLQFTMSESGHNVIMVTSPQPSAGKSFLCANLASLFASGGKRVLLIDADIRRGQSHRHFGLPAAPGLPDAIASGTLERGVQKSAVAGVDVLARGAVARTSELFNDGRFKLLLDTAARLYDIVIVDTAPILALHDAATIGRHGATTLLCVRHGRSSMPEIREAERRLRNAGIAISGVVLNDVPRRQAVYGAYGEGKYAYETEH; encoded by the coding sequence ATGACAGACCTTTCCGATGCACGGCTGTACGACGCGGCGTTGTACGACGATGCGCCCCTTTCGTCCTACGTCGACATCGTGCTGGCCCGGTGGCGCATGGTGCTGGGCATCGCGGCCGGCGTGTTCCTGCTGGGGCTGCTGTATGTCGTATTCGCGACGCCGGTCTATCGGGTCGACGCGACGATCCAGGTCAACGAATCGACCACGGCGGGCAATTCGCCGTTGCACGACATCGCGGCGTTGCTCGACAACGGGAGCACGACCGCTGCCGAACTCGAACTCGTGCGCGCGCGCATGGTGATCGACTCGGTCGTCACGAAGCAGCATCTGAACCTCATCGCCGAACCGCGCTATGTCCCGTTGATCGGCCGCTGGGTCGCGCGTCGCTATCGGGACGACGGCGTGGCGCGACCGCTTTGGGGATTGTCGCGGTTTGCCTGGGGCGGCGAGCGATTCGACGTCGTCACGTTCGAGACGGCCGGCAAGAAGAGCCACGACGGCATCGACGCGCTGGACGGGCTCTGGTTCGACGTGACCGCCGAAGGCGGCGGACGCTACGTGGTCAGGGACGAGGACGGCGACGTCGTGCTGAAAGGCGAGGTCGGCGTGCCGGCGCACGGGCAGTACAAGGCGCAGCCGCTGACGCTGCTGGTCGCGGCCCTCGACGCCCGGCCGGGCACGGCGTTTCGGCTCAGGCGCATCCCGCAGCTCGAAGCGGTTTCCCAGCTCCAGGACGATCTGACCGTCGAGGAAAAGGCCAAGCAATCCGGCATCCTGACCGTCACGCTCGAGGGCGACGACCGGACCCGCATCCGGGACATCCTGCGGGCCGTGGTCGACGGCTACGTCCAGCAGAACAAGGAGTACCGGAGCGAGGAGGCCGCCGCGACGCTGGCATCGCTGAAGAGCAGCATGCCGACCGTCATGAAGGCGCTGAAGGATGCCGAGGACAAATACGCGGCGTTTCGCGCGCGCACGGGGACGGTCGATCTCGACGAACAGGGCAAGCTGCTGCTCGGCCAGGAAGTGGACATCGAGACGCGCACGCTCGAACTCAAGCAAAAGCGCGTCGACCTGATCGCGCGGTTCGCCGACGGCCATCCGGCCGTGCAGGCGCTCGACGCCAACCTGGCGGAACTGGCGGGCAAGGCGAAGGAGCTGAAGGCGCTCGAAGCCAGGTTGCCCGATACGGAGCGCGAGGGCCTCGGCGTGCTGCGTGACGTGCGCGTCAACACCGAGCTGTATACGAACCTGCTGAACACCGGACAACAGCTCGAGATCGCCAGGCGCAGCGAGATCGGCAATGTCCGCGCCGTCGACTTGCCGGTCCTGCCGGTGAAGCCCGTCAAGCCCAGGCGCCTGCTGCTGGTCGCGCTGTCGTTGTGTGTCGGGATCGCCCTCGGCATCGCCGCCCCGTTCGCCCAGCGGGCGGTATGGGGCCGCGTCGAACATTCCGAGCACCTCGAGCAGGCGCTGGGCGTACCGGTCTATGCGGTGGTGCCGCATAGCCGGGAGCAGCGGCGTCTCGTGCGCAACCAGCAGCATGCGGGACAGGGCGCGCATGTTCTCGCATCGGAAATTCCGGAGGACGTGACCGTCGACGCGATCCGCAGCCTGCGCACGACGCTGCAGTTCACGATGTCCGAGTCGGGGCACAACGTGATCATGGTCACGAGCCCGCAGCCCAGTGCGGGCAAATCGTTCCTCTGCGCGAACCTGGCTTCGCTGTTCGCGTCGGGCGGCAAGCGCGTGCTGCTGATCGATGCCGATATTCGCCGCGGTCAGTCGCATCGCCACTTCGGGCTGCCGGCTGCGCCCGGCCTGCCCGACGCGATCGCGAGCGGCACGCTCGAGCGCGGCGTCCAGAAATCGGCGGTCGCCGGCGTCGACGTGCTCGCGCGCGGTGCCGTCGCCCGCACGTCGGAGCTGTTCAACGACGGCCGCTTCAAGTTGCTGCTCGACACGGCAGCGCGTCTCTACGACATCGTCATCGTCGACACGGCGCCGATCCTCGCGCTGCACGATGCGGCGACCATCGGCCGCCACGGCGCGACGACGCTGCTGTGCGTCCGGCATGGGCGCAGTTCGATGCCAGAGATCCGCGAGGCGGAGCGTCGCCTGCGCAACGCCGGCATCGCGATCAGCGGCGTCGTGCTGAACGACGTGCCGCGGCGCCAGGCCGTCTACGGCGCGTATGGCGAAGGGAAATACGCGTATGAAACCGAGCACTGA
- a CDS encoding polysaccharide biosynthesis/export family protein, with protein MGKSFDGVSTGSRRGRALAPLVLSVFLTACAVAPGMRMTGSQELPVASARNGEPAQSLDVPIREIDVNLLQSMRDDSDSTGHVDALLRERAKGGYRIGAGDVLQITVWDHPELSAAAPTNQSSSTQRQSDPVGGFVVDETGSVQFPYVGTLAVSGRTTTEVRDAFRVALTKTFRDPQVTVRVTSYRSQQVYVEGEVRNPGVQPINDVPMTLIEAIDRAGGLQPTADRSRIELMRGDEHYVLNLSRLVARRIDPASILLRNRDVLRVQSREDNGAFVMGEVAKPTLALPLRDGSLTLGDALQQAGSFNSGTADTAQVYVIRGRGSSTPDVFHLDAKSPVAMVLANDFRLAPKDVVYVDGNGLVRLSRVLSLLLPAINAGMTGALVAK; from the coding sequence ATGGGCAAATCATTCGACGGTGTATCGACAGGCAGCAGACGGGGCCGCGCGCTGGCCCCGCTCGTGCTGTCCGTGTTCCTGACGGCATGCGCCGTTGCGCCCGGCATGCGGATGACCGGCTCGCAGGAATTGCCGGTGGCCAGCGCGCGAAACGGCGAACCGGCGCAGTCGCTCGATGTGCCGATCCGGGAAATCGACGTCAACCTGCTGCAATCGATGCGCGACGACAGCGACTCGACCGGGCACGTCGACGCGCTGTTGCGCGAGCGCGCGAAGGGCGGCTATCGGATCGGCGCCGGCGACGTGTTGCAGATCACGGTGTGGGATCACCCCGAACTTTCCGCGGCGGCGCCGACGAATCAGTCGTCGTCGACACAACGGCAGAGCGACCCCGTCGGCGGCTTCGTCGTCGATGAAACCGGCAGCGTGCAGTTTCCTTATGTCGGCACGCTCGCGGTCTCGGGCAGGACGACGACCGAGGTTCGCGATGCGTTCCGCGTCGCGTTGACGAAAACCTTCCGCGACCCGCAAGTCACCGTGCGCGTCACGTCGTACCGCAGCCAGCAGGTCTACGTCGAAGGCGAGGTGCGCAATCCGGGCGTCCAGCCGATCAACGACGTGCCGATGACGCTGATCGAGGCCATCGATCGCGCGGGCGGGCTTCAGCCGACGGCCGATCGGAGCCGCATCGAGCTGATGCGCGGCGACGAGCATTACGTGCTGAACCTGTCCCGGCTCGTCGCACGACGCATCGACCCGGCCAGCATCCTGTTGCGCAACCGGGACGTGCTGCGCGTGCAGTCGCGCGAGGACAACGGCGCGTTCGTGATGGGCGAGGTCGCGAAGCCGACGCTCGCGCTGCCGCTGCGCGACGGCTCGCTGACGCTCGGCGATGCGTTGCAGCAAGCCGGCAGCTTCAACAGCGGCACCGCCGACACGGCGCAGGTCTACGTGATTCGCGGGCGCGGCTCGAGTACCCCCGACGTGTTTCATCTCGATGCGAAGTCGCCGGTCGCCATGGTGCTCGCGAACGACTTCAGGCTGGCGCCGAAGGACGTCGTTTATGTCGACGGCAACGGCCTCGTCCGACTCAGCCGCGTGCTGTCGCTGCTGTTGCCCGCCATCAATGCCGGCATGACCGGCGCGCTGGTCGCGAAATGA
- a CDS encoding protein-tyrosine-phosphatase: MIERILVVCDGNACRSPMASAMLARALPSVQVRCAGLIALAGRPAAQAAIDVMRERGFDITSHIAQPVHLGHVRASQLILAMTLVQCREIERRYPFARGRVFQLDHAAKCDIADPVGKSAQVFDAVARHIERAVAHWIARIPAAAARGHG; this comes from the coding sequence ATGATCGAACGCATTCTGGTCGTCTGCGACGGCAACGCATGCCGCAGCCCGATGGCGAGCGCGATGCTGGCACGCGCGCTGCCGTCCGTGCAGGTGCGTTGTGCAGGACTGATCGCGCTGGCGGGCCGGCCGGCCGCACAGGCCGCGATCGACGTGATGCGCGAACGCGGCTTCGACATCACGTCGCATATCGCGCAACCGGTGCATCTCGGCCACGTGCGCGCATCGCAGCTGATCCTCGCGATGACGCTCGTGCAGTGTCGCGAGATCGAGCGCCGTTACCCGTTCGCGCGCGGTCGCGTCTTCCAGCTCGACCATGCCGCGAAATGCGATATCGCGGATCCGGTCGGCAAGTCGGCGCAAGTGTTCGATGCCGTGGCGCGCCACATCGAGCGCGCGGTGGCGCACTGGATCGCGCGGATTCCCGCAGCTGCCGCACGGGGGCACGGCTGA